Genomic segment of Esox lucius isolate fEsoLuc1 chromosome 15, fEsoLuc1.pri, whole genome shotgun sequence:
ATTATCCACTTCTCCACAGTAAGTAGTTGCCAGCCCCCCAAAAACCTAATCAAGACAAGTTAAGGGTACTTTGCTTATGTGTCCAAAATGTAAGTGTTATGATtttaggtttgtgtgtgtttgtttcaataGTAGGGAAGGATACACAATTGCATAGATCAGGCTCTGCTTCAGACTGCCATTGTAATGTAGAATCAAAAGCAGAAGAATGACATCTGGGAGCAGAAGATACAGTAAGTCACAACAGGGTTAATTGCAAACATGCTTTAGCTCAGATTAAAAACAGAGGGGTTTAAATCCTGAGTGCTGATCGATAGGCATAGTATATGTTAGCAATAAGGCACAGGCggctgtggtatatggccaatataccacagctctTAACCATCTGTTCTTAGGCACAGCGCATTGCATGGACAATGCAAGTGCATGGACagagctcttagctgtggtatgttggcaatatatcacaaactcCAGTGATACtttattgctcttataaaccagttagTTACCAATGCAAATAAAGCCAAAAAAAGTGTtggctgtcagccaatcagtattAAGGATacaaaccacccggtttataatagactgtataccacaggtatgacatcacataattGTAATTGCTCTATTTGCGTTAGTAACCtgtttataagagcaataaggcatctcagaaCGATTCGCACACATACAGTAGATCAGCATAAGTGTTGCCAAACAAATGTgaataaacaattattttcaatCATGTTGATGATTGAAAATATCAACATGTTTAGCCAGGGTGTTAGCCAGCTTCAGTTAGCTTCACATTCAAGCTCAGGCTTCATTGATACTACGAAGCTGCTGAGAAATGTTCTCTTATAACATATCAGAAAGATGGCCCACCTTGAGCAATGAGGATTGGGTACTCCAGGTATGTTGGGGGTGGGTAGTCATAGTACATCTGGTAGGTGACAAAGACAATGAAcctaaaatacagaaaatgacAGTATACCCAATGAATGAAAGGGTGAAAGGCTATTTGCACCGTGATCAACAAGTCCCAGAAAACCAAAGATTCTGTGATTCAATCAACTCTTTCTGCATAAAGAATTTCTTAAGgaattacatattttatgtattttttagtGGTTAATTTGTGTAGTTCAAGCATTGATTCGGACTTACAGtttcacatttatttgttttcttaattaaaatatgattttgcTAATGAAAACCAAACAATTCTTAAAcctggaagaagaaaaaaaaaacgtgcccatataaaatgtgattatcAGACTGgttaataacaaaaacaaagggagGCTACCTTAACAGCTAAAACAGATATAGCAGCAGAGGCACTGTGGTGCAACAAGCTTAAAGACAATGTAGTCCTTAGGTCAGACCAGAGGTATGTCATTCTGGGGTCAGACCAGAGGTATGTCATTCTGGGGTCAGACCAGAGGTACCGCTATTAAAGGGTTCCCCATTAGCACCTCCAAAGAGTTACTTCACTGATTTTGACACCCTTATATACAGAATCATGTCTCTATGCAATAGACTGCTTGCAGGCTGATGAAAGAATGACACCGGACAACTGGAGTGTAGTTAATGTGAGGATCCCATCATAAAACccataaaatgttgttatttttggcCATTCGATAGAATTATCTACCTAAACTACATTTGTACACAGATTAGTCATactggaaaatgttttgctaaagACACCCAAATCTATAGCTATTGTTCTATAGCTATTGTTCCTCTGTAACTGTTGTATAGCAGTAATCAGCAAAATCTAAAAATTATGCTCTCCATCATTGTAAGTTATTTATCTCCAACATaccttctggcaaactctagctgagatttgatttgtttttttctttttgccactctcctACAAAGGCTACATTTGCAAAGTGTCTAGGCAATTATTGCTACAGTGGGCACACAGTCTTCCAAGGATGATCTAGGAGACATTATCTCCTTTAGTGTTGCACAGGCCTTTTGGTGGCCTCCTTGCCTGGATATTCAGTTTTTGAAGACAGTCTGTTAATTCTagacagttgtgccatattctctccattccTTAATAATGGAATTTACTGTGCTATTGGGGttattcaatgccttggaaatgttcttatatcctgttttatattttgaaaacaaaatgtgaaaggtccaagggggtgaatacctttgagagccactgtaaatGCATATTACTAACATGTTTCATCAACTTGGGTTGTTATTGTAATACACGTTTCAAAGATTTACAACAATGATTCATTCATTTAGTTTGTCCATGCCCAATCAAAGTCCCATCCCACTGAAATGTATGGTGGCCATCTGGAAAATAGGCTGATTGAATTACTATATATAGCTTTAAAAATATCCCTTTCTTGGGGACATATGGTGGTTATCATATTGGTTACCACGTGACATCAGAACACATGCCAATACTATGTGGCTCTGTATACCACAAAATGCATACACTCCTCTCAAACCTGAGGGCCAGTGTCCGCCAATACTGGCCAGTATCAGCATCCAGTAAGCTGAGGATGATAttcttttaaattatgttttcattttctccacGATACAGCCTCTCCGTGTCCATTAGAACAAGCAAACACAATCGTCTTTTTTTGTCACAAAACAATAGTCAGATAGTAATCTGGGTTGATGAGGTCAAATTTCCCAGGCCTTCCCTAATTTGATCCTGAACAAAACCTAATAAGGATATTAATCAGACTGCAACCCATGACTGAATTGCGGGTTTCATTCTTACGTGAATTTCAGAGAACTGCATATATACTTTCATTTTACTCTGTCAACAACTGACTGCATTAAGTTTCGAAAGTAATGGGTTTACTAGATTAGTTTAGAATGAACACACCATGAACGTATACCTAAAACACaattacacattcttaaaactTGACACTGTAATATGCAAATATTAGGagtttaacatttatattttctgcGTCCAAACCAAAGCGTACCCCGTGAGCTCCAGCAGAAGACTGTTGATGCTGATTCCTGTGGTGGATTTCGCGCgaatcaaaacaaatatttgcgGAAACTTCAGCACCATGCACACAAACAGTGTGCTAAAGTTAGCGACATGTAATAGTTTTTCTGAATTCATAACTAGACGGAGATCTGGCAATCGACCTTTAGTTTCTGGATCCCTAGGCAGATAACTGGTTCAGCGTTACGACTATGAGTCCTCAGCATCCAGATTGTTCACTGGCAGACTGGTCTTCTTCAGAGTTTTGATTTTACTTCCGCACACATCACCCTAGCGGCTAGGGCCTAGACTTATGGTTTTTGGACCCAAGTACCATCCgtagtaaaaaaaatttaaaaaggaaataaaatataatttatgtgGCTATTATGCCTTTTATTGAcggtaaaacattatatattctGTCTGATATTTCACTTTTCAAACCAGCACTAGTTTcatttttcaattaattaaagctgcattcattttgtatataaattacaataaacaaacacagtacactatattacattatatacattatatttttgttcaatgtgATAGAAGAGTAGGGTTTTGTCACACTTTGTTAATAATTCAACATTTATATGGATGTGTCAAAACACGCTGACATTTCACATCAGATGCCCTCTTTGAATGAAAACGACGACTGATGTGGCAGTCCTCCTTGAAAACATTCTAACGCTGAGCGAACAGAAGGAAGTAATTTGCAAAATTTAAAGTTAGCTAGAATGTATATTTGAATGTGATATTTGTTCATAAACGTTAATGTGTTCACTGCGATCGCTTATCTACTAAATTATTTGAAGctgagattcgaatagcttgccagtgacagaacacagaaaacacaacaacccTTTTAACtacgtttaaagatagctagctaggcGACGAGATAGGCTACATGTTAGCCAGCTCTAGTCAattagggtacgttataactagttaaagatgcttgatgcacctgtcactatatgcaaagcaggcaagatccatttatttttttgcttcatatacactatgttgtcattatttacaaatgtaaacaaaataataatttgtcgtGGCCATCatctatgcagtggtgtaaaaagtaaaaagtataagtatttggctgtgttcaccagtctTGGGAAGttaaggatgagctaaattaccttAACAGATAACTAACCAATTaccttaattgatcatttacactgttcctttttatttttattgatcactggttagttctgaactccctttacctggttacttagatcttaaacagatacttccctaaagtggcgaacacagccgaacccagttgagaaCTTTTTCTTagtactttgtacacctctacttctatgtgattgttgtgatatttcatttcagttgccaatatgcgttgttgacctgggggatgctgttgtctgggtaaatgccaacacaaGCCTCTTCTGAGACTgggtacaagtcctcacccctgaatgatgaggaaatacagggtgctttGCAAATGCTCAGAGAGGccttatttttgttgatgatgATACCTAGCTGtatttaaaccatcagctaatgctggtttccacacaacaaaaattacaacatctagaaaacacaatatagtttgatgagacaaagaaacaagactagttgtttagcaagagtaaactggacagtgtgtttggaagtgttcacctggccatacaacatgataggatgaaaccaaagcctacagaatctgggcaaagctgaatacacagtacttaaatgaacagtttagttttgtcagtgttgtaatgtaatgttttgaatattttattcggtgattaaatgtttaattgtctaactggcatatcatttatttttaagttatGCCACTAACTTTTTTGGGCTACATTATTTgactttcaataatgtatgttgtgctcttttggacctgttctacttaTAATTTATGTTGTTGAATCAACTTTTaagataagggttaaattagacctcagataatcaattcAATGTAACAcatatattcctcccaacaatgttttaagtccataaccatgTTATTACTCAATAATTAAATATGTGCTTGTTCCAGACACCCCTGGAAAAATTCATATGTCTGtcaacagatgttgacctgacctctacatgatgcaaattgaaacttgccaaCAGGCTATAAAAAATGCTATgcttccagttaccaatttaAAGTTTCTAGAAcaatgctgttaaattgaacagtaagagtcaaaggaaggagaaaccattacaatgatttgtatgaaaactggttaGATCTAAACAGCAGAACCCACAGTTCTCGggaaaggaccttcagaacagtttagctgacactgaagttgttgctcacaggtccaccgcacaCTGTACTTTatacagcatgttcacatttgtgtaatatgttgaatctatggaaaatgcataaatggtaatcctgtataaaccTGTGaaaagggaggcctgtttcactgtgtaacatgtagagctcatatcaactatattgtaactgcaataagctgcattctcaaccatcaacctcttaatgatggccctctactctatcacatataaccaagcaatggctactcaaagtaaaactgaccatggcaggcatagtgagtatgactgtgcatgtgtttatgtgtctgtattataactgcactcagcagctttctaaaccaccagtgtctcattcttgactttaaccaaaacatttaaaactattttaagaggcacttcagtctttaaatgaatatatttcagttgtatgttatcaaacaattgtaatcctgaaacaaaatactatTAAAGGGTATTTTAAgtttacataattggtacataatcagactagagcgctttttcaacatgtagtcaaagcatttacacttttgttttctatatcaatgcttgaaccgcttgaacctggtgttatatcttgacaaaagatatttaataaaatcacatggactctgagataaagttgtaatgTTAGTTAAATCTTCTTCCTCTATTAGCACACTCAACATAATGATGTCATaccatacatgacacctagcatcaaaccaggatgtccctaaactgaccaatggtgaacatcagtgggcgtaacttaatattcagtaacccccatttaaactgaccaatggtgaacatcagtgggcgtgacttaatattcaggaacccacaTATTAAGTATCGCCCCCGACTTGTCAACTCATTTACTAAACATTTTAACTGTGGAAGATAGCTAGCTTAAGTAACAAAACATCAAGATGGAACGTGGAAATAAAatcaatacattataaaaaaaattatgtgcccttgagaaacgTATTTAGTAAAGTTGTTCAGAAGCAGAAGCATTGGAAGATGGTTAGAACTGATGAAACAATGACGCGAGCCGCATCGCAGCTTCAAGCGAAGGGGAAATAAttatgatccaggtccaacAGCAGCTAGTAGCAaagttttgtaactgcaggtaCGTTTTTTGTTGTATTCCAGagtttcccaaactaggggtcacAACCCCATGTGAGGTCACCTTATATTGGGTTGGGGAAGAATGTTTAACAATTTACtctcatagcctcaaataaaataaaaataattatagcaTTTTTCTTCACGTCGTTTGGGTCGTGAGAATTTCTAGATATCGAAATGGGGTCGTCagccaaaaaagtttgggaacccctgttgtagcctaataacaagTGTCTG
This window contains:
- the slc66a3 gene encoding solute carrier family 66 member 3, translated to MNSEKLLHVANFSTLFVCMVLKFPQIFVLIRAKSTTGISINSLLLELTGFIVFVTYQMYYDYPPPTYLEYPILIAQDVILLLLILHYNGSLKQSLIYAIVFLGGWQLLTVEKWIIDLAMSLCTFISAGSKFAQLQCLWQSKDSGQVSALSWAMATYTCFARIYTTTVTTGDMQVLVRFIIMTVLNSWVLATVLYYKKHAGDVQKKQE